In the genome of Candidatus Ornithobacterium hominis, the window CCTCCTCAATTTCATCGAGCAATAAAATAGACACTACATTTTATTATTAAATTTATAATAAGCTCTTTTCGCAGCAATTTCTTCAGCATTTTTCTTACTATAGCCACGTCCTTTAGCTACAAATCGATCTTCTATCCACAGCTGAGAAACAAAAACAACTTTTTTCTCAGCATTTTCTTCTTCTTGAGTATTTAGTAGAAGTTTTTTCTTCTTTTTTTGAGACCATTCAATCATCAAGCTTTTATAGCTTATAATTTTTTTCTCAAGTTCATAGAGATTAATGTAAGGCTCAATTAAAATTCGATGAACAAAATTTTTGGTAACCTCATAATTTTGGTCAACATAGATAGCGCCAATCATAGCTTCAAATAAATCTCCCAAAATATTATGACTAAGATGAATATTATGCTCATAAGGAATAAAGTCTAAAAGCTTCAATCTTCCCCCAATCTCATTTAAATGTTTTCGGCTTACAATTTTAGAACGCATTTTAGTCAAATACCCTTCATCATTTTTGGGAGCAGAAGTATAGAGATATTCAGCTACGATACTTCCCAATATGGCATCGCCCAAAAATTCAAGTCTTTCATAATTTAAGATTTCTCCGTTAGGTTTATATTTTTTTAAAGCCCTTGGCGTCAAAGATTCTAAAAAAAAATCCTCATTATGGGGCGCAAAGCCTAAAATTTTAATATACTCTTCAGGTAATCGTTTTAAGCTGGAATTTTTTTTTAAACTAAAAAAGGATTTCCAGAAATTTAGCATTTAGAACTTTTTAAAAAGTACACAAGCATTGTGTCCTCCGAAACCAAACGTATTGCTCATTGCATAATTGATTTCTTTTTCTTGAGGTTGATTGAAAGTGTAATTTAAATCAGCTACGTTAGGGTCTTTTTCTTTCAAATTAATGGTAGGCGGAACAATTTGATGTTTAATAGCACCAACTACCGCAATTGCTTCAATAGCACCAGCTGCACCCAATAGATGCCCCGTCATTGATTTAGTAGCATTAATCTGAATATTTTTAGCATGCTCACCAAAAAAATTCTGAACAGCCAACGGTTCTGCGATGTCTCCTAAAGGAGTAGAAGTAGCATGCATATTGATGTGGTCAATTTTATTTCTATCTAATTGAGCATCATCTAGAGCACTCTCTATAACTTGCAATACACCGAGTCCGTCTGGATGTGGAGCAGTCATGTGATGAGCATCAGCAGAAAGACCACTACCTATCATTTCAGCATAAATTTTAGCACCTCTGCTCACAGCATGCTCATATTCTTCTAGAATGAGAGCACCTGCACCTTCCCCCATTACAAAGCCATCTCTATCAATATCAAAAGGTCTAGAGGCTGTTGCGGGGTCTTCGTTTCGGGTAGATAAAGCATGTAAAGCATTAAAACCTCCCATTCCTGCTGCAGAAATAGCAGCTTCTGACCCTCCACTTACGATGATATTAGCCTTGCCCAATCGGATGAGATTAAAGGCGTCAATCAAAGCATTAGAAGAACTAGCACAAGCGGAAACAGTTGTGTAGTTAGGCCCCATAAAGTTATATTCTATTGAGATGAGCCCGGGAGTTATATCGGCTATCATTTTAGGAATAAAGTAAGGGTTGAATCGAGGGGTACCATTTCCTTTAGCAAAATGAGTCACCTCTTCTTCAAAGGTAATCAAACCACCAATACCAGAGCCCCAAATAACACCAACTTTCTTACGGTCTAAATCAGCGAAGTCAAGTATTTTACTATCTGCTACCGCTTCTCTAGCTGCCACAATACCTAGCTGCCCAGTACGATCCATTTT includes:
- the fabF gene encoding beta-ketoacyl-ACP synthase II — translated: MKLKRVVVTGLGALTPIGNTYPEYWENLLKGKSGAAPITLFDASKFKTQFACEVKGFDPLDHFPKKEVRKMDRTGQLGIVAAREAVADSKILDFADLDRKKVGVIWGSGIGGLITFEEEVTHFAKGNGTPRFNPYFIPKMIADITPGLISIEYNFMGPNYTTVSACASSSNALIDAFNLIRLGKANIIVSGGSEAAISAAGMGGFNALHALSTRNEDPATASRPFDIDRDGFVMGEGAGALILEEYEHAVSRGAKIYAEMIGSGLSADAHHMTAPHPDGLGVLQVIESALDDAQLDRNKIDHINMHATSTPLGDIAEPLAVQNFFGEHAKNIQINATKSMTGHLLGAAGAIEAIAVVGAIKHQIVPPTINLKEKDPNVADLNYTFNQPQEKEINYAMSNTFGFGGHNACVLFKKF
- the rnc gene encoding ribonuclease III; amino-acid sequence: MLNFWKSFFSLKKNSSLKRLPEEYIKILGFAPHNEDFFLESLTPRALKKYKPNGEILNYERLEFLGDAILGSIVAEYLYTSAPKNDEGYLTKMRSKIVSRKHLNEIGGRLKLLDFIPYEHNIHLSHNILGDLFEAMIGAIYVDQNYEVTKNFVHRILIEPYINLYELEKKIISYKSLMIEWSQKKKKKLLLNTQEEENAEKKVVFVSQLWIEDRFVAKGRGYSKKNAEEIAAKRAYYKFNNKM